The Oryza brachyantha chromosome 6, ObraRS2, whole genome shotgun sequence region AGTGTGACAAAAGTGCAACAAAGTGCAGTCATCAGCAaccctaatttttttagcatcaACACTTCGTCCAGAAACCATCAACAAGCTCGATCCGCTGGGCAGTTCGCAGATGAGAGCAATCATGGAATGCAGACAGGGGAAAAGATGATCAAGTCATCTTCATACAATCTAGAAGTTCGTGTGGTAATCACAGTATGGTACATATGAAAGAAATCAACTGACCTAACTCGATACAAACCCAACAAAAGAACAAGGGGGCCCAAGTGGCACCCTATCACCTCAAACACTTCTGACTGTGAACTCGAAGGACCCAACATTGTCAAGAATACACAAGGAAAAGAAGAGCCGCAATGAGAAATGTGTACATTACAAAGGTAGCTGGGTTCTGCTTTAACAACCATGTCCGTGGGCTAACGAAATCTCAGTTTTCTCGTTCAACTTCATGGTCGCTAATTTACAAGGATAGCTCTCCAGCTCTTCGAGAAAGCCGTTTGAAGGATCATATACAATGCTAACCAATCTATCACGAACAAATATGTTTGTAGTTCAATTCGTCAGGCTTCGCTTACAGAACAAACCACAAATCAATTTGAGAGCTGGAATCTTCCTGTAGGTTTCCTCTTTCGCCATCCCTGAACAACAATTCAGGTTAAATAAGAcatttttccagattctcataTGATGTGATTGAGCACTTTGAAAGAATGTACTTACAAATATTGCATAGTAAAAGAGTGTGAGTATGGCAAGAGCCACAAAGCCATACTGGAAAACATTGTATCTGCATATTCAGATGTTAAAAATCAGAATATTTTCAAAAGTTGTGTGCTTTTATATTCATCACATAGATGTGTCAAGATATTCAAGCAAACAACTGTAAAATGGCTATGGATTTGTATGCTAGTTCGAATACATACTTGTAGAGATACTTAATTCCACGGAGAGACTGCAGTGTGTGGCCAAAGATCTCCTGAGCTGCAGTTGCTTGGGCATAATAAGCAAAAGCTGTGGCACAGAACTGAATCACACTGCAAAAGACCAAGTATGCATCTATTAGTGGACAAGAAATATATTGGAGAATATTAATAGGTATTCAGCAGGGATTATGCATATGTTATGGTGGATGATGCATAGTTGACGAAACCAACAAAATCACGTACATGTAGAAGCAATTTTTCAGCTGCACTAGATCCAAGCTAGGTCTACTCAAGGTTTGCTTTACAAAAGTTGTTCATTTACATTACTGGTAACCAGTAAAGGACACAATCGCCATGATGCTATATATGGAAACAATTTCGGACATAAATAGACAGTACCTTATCGAAATGGAAAAGGTAATAGTTTCCAATATTTGAtcctaatttaaaaaaaatagtaacaatATAAACAGAAAGCCTCAGTAACTTACCTGATGGAGCAAAGTAGGATGAGCCCAACATTAAAAAGGAACGAGTTCATCAAAGTTCCTCcccatctgaaaaaaaaaaatgtaagtgTTACCAATGgttccaagaaaaaaagatgctgcaaagaaaaggaaacatgATGGGATAAGTCAAATACTTCATtgggtgaatggtgatgaaaACTAATTTCAGACCAAGCATCATTTCCCCAGCAATCACTGCTATGAGGAGATAGAAACAGAAGAATGCAAAGGCAGCAGTCCCAAGCAAACCTAGTACAGAAAACAGAACATTGATCAGGCTATTGTCATCAAGAGGATGAGCTCAGAAGAATGTTAAAGAACAGAAATATACCCCAAACACCATCCAGTTTTATGAAGATTTCATTCAGGAAGGAAGACAGAGGAGGGTCAATCAACAAGTATATGACGATATGTGCAACCCAAGCAATCGATATAATTAACCTGAGAGCAAGAGTAGCTATTAGAAGACAATTTCAGATAGGTTGGACTAAAATAGAAGCAAAATTCATGCAATTATTTGCACTTACCCGACAGCACCAAATAAAAGTTTTCCAATGTAACCAAGAACTGTCAAAGCCCAGGTAGCCTCAGCCTGCACCATGATGGATATTACGACagtaataaaccaaaaaaaaggatatCAATCGAATAGGATTTCATGTTCAGTTACCTGTTCTCCTTGAGGATACATCTCTTCAAGAGCCTTCATGTCATCTTCTAAAAGTACTAATTCCTGGTGATTAAAAGGGTAGGTAATAAGAGCATTAACAGAACACTTCAGAAATTATTGGCACATGACACACCAATGGAAATAAGTGTTCAGATTGAAAAGGAAATGGAACAATAGTGCTTCTTTTCCACACTAATCTTAAAAGGTAATTTTGTTCACTGTCAGGCTTAAAGCAATTAACAGCTTCAAAAATATGATGGCATTTGAATGGCATGTGTACCTTCCCAAGGGCCTTGACATTTTTACGCCATTTTCTGCCCTTCTTCCCGCTTCTCTCTTCTTGGTGAAGTGCTTCAGCTGCTTTCTTCAATTCCTTAGCCTTCTTACCAAGTTCGGTTGCTTCCTGCACAGAATATGTTCAGTGTCAACAGAAAATTGacattaaaaatttcaaactgaAGATATAATTACATGTAACATAAAAAATCTAGTTTTAATGAGTATTTATAATTGAAAAGAAGAATATGTTAATATAGGCACCTTTATATATTGTGAGCGTGTAATGACAGCTTTTGGACGCCggacaaatgaaaatataagtcCCAACGGAAGACAAGCAATGCCAACGCCACCAAATATCTGCCAAACAAGAAGGGAAAAGGAGTAAGAAGAAACCAGCATAATTGAATTTTGGACAGATACATATTTCAAATTGTTTCCAGTACAGCTTACACTCACTAAAAGTCATAAAATTACCAATAACATGCAGACCAGTAGATAGCTATACAGAAACAATGATAAAGCTAATCATGAGCATTGAATTGAAACTCACTGTGAAGAGAACAGATCCAACGATGGTAGCAAGAGCAACCACATATTCAGGGAAGGTAGCACGCATTGTCCAAGTTGTTTGAGAGTTTGCAGGTGCAGTGTAAGCTGAACACTGAATACGACAAACCATAAAGTAGTTTAGTCACAGATAAAGTGCAAAAGAAAGGGTGTCAATCAAAACATGTCTCGGTTGGATTGGGGAGCACAAAACATCATTAATATAGCCATAGGAAAGCATGATTTGATTAATTGACTAACCTGCCGGGCCGATGCACCGATGCAAGGTTGACCACTTGAGAAACTCGTGAATGAATTCGGAAATGCCTCAACTGCTGAAGAAAGATGCCTGACAGTGAAGTCCACCTTACCAACAAGTCCTGTAGAAAGACAACAAATGCACAGTCATGTATAGTGAAGGCATCCCAAACCATTAGAAGCCACAGCAttcacaaggaaaaaaattctcttgCAGGTAAGACCTCATTTAACACACACTACGGT contains the following coding sequences:
- the LOC102713369 gene encoding LIMR family protein Os06g0128200, with the translated sequence MGDFNVALVIVAAVVSVLVLLVSVYLLVNYQHPDDANQAYFPKLVVVLGITVAVLSILMLPADVANRQACRRAIYSGACSLTLPMKTLWLAVYIADAVLVFLVIPFAMFYYEGDQDKSVGKRLTSALLWVTVSAVVCGLILGILYGLVGKVDFTVRHLSSAVEAFPNSFTSFSSGQPCIGASARQCSAYTAPANSQTTWTMRATFPEYVVALATIVGSVLFTIFGGVGIACLPLGLIFSFVRRPKAVITRSQYIKEATELGKKAKELKKAAEALHQEERSGKKGRKWRKNVKALGKELVLLEDDMKALEEMYPQGEQAEATWALTVLGYIGKLLFGAVGLIISIAWVAHIVIYLLIDPPLSSFLNEIFIKLDGVWGLLGTAAFAFFCFYLLIAVIAGEMMLGLKLVFITIHPMKWGGTLMNSFLFNVGLILLCSISVIQFCATAFAYYAQATAAQEIFGHTLQSLRGIKYLYKYNVFQYGFVALAILTLFYYAIFGWRKRKPTGRFQLSN